The proteins below are encoded in one region of Lactuca sativa cultivar Salinas chromosome 3, Lsat_Salinas_v11, whole genome shotgun sequence:
- the LOC111915460 gene encoding probable protein phosphatase 2C 46, protein MLSTLINFLKACWRPSDRYPYTGSDTAGKQDGLLWYKDLGHHLNGEFSMAVVQANMLLEDQSQIESGSLSFLDSGPYGTFIGVYDGHGGPETSRYVNDHLFQNLKRFTTEQQSMSIDVIQKAFQATEDGFLSIVAKQWIVKPQLAAVGSCCLVGVICNGVLYIANAGDSRAVLGRVVKATGEVIGIQLSTEHNASIESVRQELHRLHPDDPQIVVLKHNVWRVKGLIQISRSIGDVYLKKAEFNREPLYAKFRLRDPIRRPILTADPSISTHELQPDDRFLIFASDGLWEHLTNQEAVDIVQNHPNNGSARRLVKAALQEAAKKREMRYSDLKKIERGVRRHFHDDITVVVVFLDSNLVSKASSCKGPNLSLRGGGVNMAAKTLAPLSTATEISSTTTAAATAATAM, encoded by the exons ATGTTATCAACATTGATAAACTTTCTAAAAGCCTGTTGGCGACCCTCCGATCGTTACCCATACACCGGTTCCGACACAGCCGGAAAACAAGACGGACTTCTTTGGTATAAAGACCTCGGCCACCATTTAAATGGCGAGTTCTCCATGGCTGTTGTTCAAGCCAATATGTTACTCGAAGATCAAAGCCAGATTGAATCCGGTTCTTTAAGCTTTCTCGATTCTGGCCCCTATGGAACTTTTATCGGCGTCTACGATGGTCATGGTGGGCCCGAAACATCGCGTTATGTCAACGATCATCTTTTTCAAAATCTCAAAA GGTTTACTACAGAACAACAGTCGATGTCGATTGATGTTATACAGAAGGCGTTTCAGGCAACTGAAGATGGGTTTTTGTCGATTGTCGCTAAACAATGGATTGTGAAACCTCAATTAGCTGCTGTTGGATCTTGCTGTTTAGTTGGTGTGATTTGTAATGGCGTTCTTTATATTGCTAATGCTGGTGATTCACGAGCTGTTTTAGGGAGAGTTGTGAAGGCGACTGGTGAAGTTATTGGGATTCAATTGTCCACTGAACATAATGCGAGTATTGAATCTGTAAGACAGGAGCTTCATCGATTGCATCCTGATGATCCTCAGATtgtcgttttgaaacataatgttTGGCGTGTCAAAGGCCTTATACag ATATCTAGATCTATAGGTGACGTATACCTCAAAAAAGCAGAATTTAACCGTGAACCCTTATACGCCAAATTTCGGCTCCGCGACCCGATCCGCCGACCCATTTTAACCGCCGACCCGTCAATATCGACCCATGAACTCCAACCGGATGACCGATTTCTCATATTTGCATCCGATGGTCTTTGGGAACACCTCACCAATCAAGAAGCAGTTGATATAGTTCAAAATCACCCAAACAat GGAAGTGCTAGAAGGCTAGTGAAAGCAGCATTACAAGAAGCAGCTAAAAAGAGAGAAATGAGGTATTCAGATTTGAAGAAGATCGAGAGGGGCGTAAGGCGTCATTTTCACGATGACATCACCGTTGTAGTTGTGTTTCTTGATTCGAATTTAGTGAGTAAAGCAAGCTCATGTAAAGGGCCGAATTTGTCTTTGAGAGGGGGTGGTGTAAACATGGCGGCAAAAACTTTGGCACCACTGTCAACCGCCACAGAGATAAGTAGCACCACCACTGCTGCCGCCACAGCCGCCACAGCCATGTGA